In Eucalyptus grandis isolate ANBG69807.140 chromosome 4, ASM1654582v1, whole genome shotgun sequence, the following proteins share a genomic window:
- the LOC120292931 gene encoding lysine histidine transporter 1-like — MEVDEEVGLKGATNAQPPNNGKWWHLVFHNVAAVGGVAVLDLPHAMAGLGWGPGVTVLVLSWIISLYTLGLIVEMNDTVSRQWFERYQREFGNTLPLYIVVSLLLIAKIGVDISCMVTVGKSLRMFHDTVCSSCGETKTTYFIIIFACASLVLSHLRNFKSTAGVSLAAALMFFGYCTIVCIALLHEGGCSDQRTIRVQSDLDSETALNVFSALGIAAYPYGEHHVAMAIMAIQEMIPSTQRSSSMSPSTQRPLSGLMWRDVVVAYIIVALCYFPVALIGYLIFGNSVEDNILVSLEKPAWLVALAYMLVVGHAIGSFQISTKPMFDMIAAVLETKWPFEKLPKFTAPYIYVASTMLIAITFPFFGDLLWPFGGALTIYILPCLMRLAIDKYSGSSSSQWKNWMCIAIGVLLMVLVPIGALRQIINEAKTYQFYS; from the exons ATGGAGGTAGACGAGGAGGTTGGGCTCAAG GGGGCGACCAATGCTCAGCCACCAAATAACGGGAAATGGTGGCACTTGGTTTTTCACAATGTCGCTGCCGTGGGTGGCGTTGCCGTGTTAGATCTCCCGCATGCGATGGCCGGGCTTGGATG GGGTCCCGGTGTCACAGTGCTGGTCTTGTCCTGGATCATCAGCCTCTACACGTTGGGGCTAATTGTCGAGATGAACGATACGGTCTCTAGACAGTGGTTTGAGAGGTACCAACGGGAGTTCGGCAACACACTCCCCCTCTACATTGTGGTTTCTCTGCTGCTCATTGCCAAAATCGGAGTGGACATCAGCTGCATGGTGACCGTAGGCAAATCCCTGCGAATGTTCCACGATACGGTTTGCTCGAGCTGTGGAGAGACCAAGACAACTTACTTCATCATCATATTTGCTTGTGCTTCCCTTGTTCTCTCTCACCTTCGCAACTTCAAATCCACCGCCGGCGTCTCCTTGGCTGCTGCCCTGATGTTTTTCGG CTACTGCACTATTGTTTGTATAGCTTTGCTCCACGAGGGAGGGTGTTCAGACCAACGTACAATACGGGTACAAAGCGACCTCGACAGCGAAACAGCATTGAACGTCTTCAGTGCGTTAGGCATAGCTGCTTATCCCTATGGTGAGCACCATGTTGCGATGGCGATCATGGCGATCCAAGAGATGATCCCGTCCACGCAGAGGTCATCCTCTATGAGCCCGTCCACGCAGAGGCCATTGTCGGGCTTGATGTGGAGAGATGTCGTCGTTGCGTACATTATTGTGGCTCTGTGCTACTTCCCGGTCGCCTTAATTGGGTACCTGATTTTTGGGAACTCGGTTGAGGACAACATCCTCGTCTCATTGGAAAAACCCGCTTGGCTCGTGGCTCTGGCCTATATGCTCGTGGTTGGCCATGCGATTGGAAGCTTTCAG ATTTCTACAAAGCCCATGTTTGACATGATAGCAGCTGTACTGGAGACGAAATGGCCCTTTGAGAAATTGCCCAAGTTTACAGCGCCTTATATCTACGTCG CGTCCACGATGCTCATTGCGATTACTTTTCCCTTCTTCGGCGATCTCCTTTGGCCCTTCGGAGGAGCCCTTACCATATACATT cTTCCCTGCTTGATGCGGCTCGCGATTGACAAGTACAGCGGGTCCAGTTCGTCTCAGTGGAAAAACTGG ATGTGCATTGCGATTGGAGTACTCTTAATGGTCTTAGTGCCTATCGGAGCATTGAGGCAGATCATAAACGAGGCCAAGACCTACCAATTCTACTCTTAG